In Pseudomonas fluorescens, one genomic interval encodes:
- the ftsH gene encoding ATP-dependent zinc metalloprotease FtsH: MAKNLILWLIIAAVLVTVMNNFSSPNEPQTLNYSDFIQQVKDGKVERVAVDGYVITGKRNDGDSFKTIRPAIQDNGLIGDLVDNHVVVEGKQPEQQSIWTQLLVASFPILVIIAVFMFFMRQMQGGAGGKGGPMSFGKSKARLLSEDQVKTTLADVAGCDEAKEEVGELVEFLRDPGKFQRLGGRIPRGVLMVGPPGTGKTLLAKAIAGEAKVPFFTISGSDFVEMFVGVGASRVRDMFEQAKKHAPCIIFIDEIDAVGRHRGAGMGGGHDEREQTLNQLLVEMDGFEMNDGIIVIAATNRPDVLDPALLRPGRFDRQVVVGLPDIRGREQILKVHMRKVPMGDDVAPAVIARGTPGFSGADLANLVNEASLFAARSGKRIVEMKEFELAKDKIMMGAERKSMVMSEKEKQNTAYHEAGHAIVGRVVPEHDPVYKVSIIPRGRALGVTMFLPEEDRYSLSKRALISQICSLYGGRIAEEMTLGFDGVTTGASNDIMRASQIARNMVTKWGLSEKLGPLMYAEEEGEVFLGRGGGGQNASFSGETAKLIDSEVRSIIDQCYGTAKQILTDNRDKLDAMADALMKYETIDAEQIDDIMAGRTPREPRDWTGGTGTPPPPVIQDERPETPIGGPAADV, encoded by the coding sequence ATGGCAAAGAATCTGATCCTGTGGTTGATCATCGCGGCAGTCCTCGTGACGGTGATGAACAACTTCTCCAGCCCTAACGAGCCGCAGACCCTCAACTATTCCGACTTCATCCAGCAGGTCAAGGATGGCAAGGTCGAGCGCGTAGCCGTTGATGGCTATGTGATTACCGGCAAGCGCAACGATGGCGACAGCTTCAAGACCATTCGTCCGGCGATCCAGGACAATGGCCTGATCGGCGACCTGGTCGACAACCACGTTGTGGTTGAGGGCAAGCAGCCTGAACAGCAAAGCATCTGGACTCAACTCCTGGTGGCGAGCTTCCCGATCCTGGTGATCATCGCGGTGTTCATGTTCTTCATGCGCCAGATGCAGGGCGGTGCCGGCGGCAAGGGCGGACCGATGAGCTTCGGCAAGAGCAAGGCACGCCTGCTTTCCGAAGATCAGGTGAAAACCACCTTGGCTGACGTTGCAGGTTGCGACGAAGCCAAGGAAGAGGTCGGCGAGCTGGTTGAGTTCCTGCGTGATCCGGGCAAGTTCCAGCGCCTGGGTGGTCGTATTCCTCGCGGCGTATTGATGGTCGGCCCTCCGGGTACCGGTAAAACCTTGCTGGCCAAGGCGATTGCCGGCGAAGCGAAGGTTCCGTTCTTCACTATTTCCGGTTCCGACTTCGTTGAAATGTTCGTGGGTGTTGGTGCAAGCCGCGTTCGCGACATGTTCGAGCAGGCCAAGAAGCATGCGCCGTGCATCATCTTCATCGACGAAATCGACGCCGTCGGTCGCCACCGTGGCGCCGGCATGGGCGGCGGTCACGACGAGCGTGAGCAGACTCTCAACCAGTTGCTGGTAGAGATGGATGGCTTTGAAATGAATGACGGCATCATCGTGATCGCCGCTACCAACCGTCCTGACGTACTCGACCCTGCGCTGCTGCGTCCGGGCCGTTTCGACCGTCAGGTCGTTGTAGGTTTGCCGGATATCCGTGGTCGCGAGCAGATCCTCAAGGTTCACATGCGCAAAGTGCCAATGGGTGACGACGTTGCCCCGGCCGTTATCGCACGTGGTACCCCGGGCTTCTCTGGTGCCGATCTGGCCAACCTGGTCAACGAAGCGTCGCTGTTCGCTGCACGCAGCGGCAAGCGCATCGTCGAAATGAAAGAGTTCGAACTGGCCAAAGACAAGATCATGATGGGCGCCGAGCGCAAATCGATGGTCATGTCCGAGAAAGAGAAGCAGAACACTGCTTATCACGAAGCGGGTCACGCTATTGTCGGTCGCGTCGTACCTGAGCATGATCCGGTCTACAAGGTTTCGATCATTCCACGTGGTCGTGCGCTGGGTGTGACCATGTTCCTGCCGGAAGAAGATCGCTACAGCCTGTCCAAACGTGCGTTGATCAGTCAGATCTGCTCGCTGTACGGTGGCCGTATCGCTGAAGAAATGACCCTTGGTTTCGACGGTGTGACCACCGGCGCTTCCAACGACATCATGCGTGCCAGTCAGATTGCGCGGAACATGGTGACCAAGTGGGGTCTGTCGGAAAAGCTCGGTCCGCTGATGTACGCCGAAGAAGAGGGTGAAGTGTTCCTCGGTCGCGGTGGTGGCGGTCAGAATGCAAGTTTCTCCGGTGAGACTGCCAAGCTGATCGACTCCGAAGTGCGCAGCATCATTGACCAGTGCTACGGCACGGCCAAGCAGATCCTCACGGACAACCGTGACAAGCTGGATGCCATGGCTGATGCGCTGATGAAGTACGAAACCATCGATGCCGAGCAGATCGACGACATCATGGCGGGTCGTACGCCTCGCGAACCGCGTGACTGGACCGGTGGCACGGGTACGCCCCCGCCTCCAGTGATTCAGGATGAGCGCCCGGAAACACCGATCGGCGGTCCGGCTGCTGACGTTTAA
- a CDS encoding YhbY family RNA-binding protein produces the protein MPLTPEQKKQYKSIGHHLKPVLTVADNGLTEGVLAELERALADHELIKIKLNILDRESRLAHIAELCKVGKADLVQVIGKMALVYRKNFSVNKQLSNVHRFK, from the coding sequence ATGCCGCTCACTCCAGAGCAGAAGAAACAGTACAAATCCATTGGCCACCACCTGAAACCAGTTTTGACGGTGGCGGACAACGGTCTGACTGAAGGTGTATTAGCCGAACTTGAACGCGCCCTGGCGGATCACGAGCTGATCAAGATCAAGCTCAACATCCTCGATCGCGAGTCGCGCCTGGCGCACATTGCAGAACTGTGCAAGGTTGGCAAGGCTGACCTGGTACAGGTCATCGGCAAGATGGCACTGGTTTATCGCAAGAACTTCAGCGTCAACAAGCAGCTGTCGAACGTTCATCGCTTCAAGTGA
- the dnaJ gene encoding molecular chaperone DnaJ, giving the protein MAKRDYYEVLGVERGSSDADLKKAYRRLAMRHHPDRNPDDKASEELFKEANEAYEVLSDSSKRAAYDQYGHAGVDPSMGGGGAGFGGQNFSDIFGDVFSDFFGGGRGGSRGGAQRGSDLRYTLELNLEEAVRGTTVNIRVPTLVNCKPCDGSGAKKGSSPSTCPTCGGIGQVRMQQGFFSVQQTCPRCHGQGKIISDPCDSCHGDGRVEEYKTLSVKVPAGVDTGDRIRLSGEGEAGTQGGPTGDLYVVINVREHDIFQRDGKHLFCEVPISFVDAALGGELEIPTLDGRVKLKIPEGTQTGKQFRVRGKGVAPVRGGGAGDLMCRVAVETPVNLNRRQRELLEEFRSSLADDNSHSPKTTGWFDGVKRFFGDL; this is encoded by the coding sequence ATGGCAAAGCGTGACTATTACGAAGTATTGGGTGTAGAGCGTGGTTCAAGCGATGCAGACCTGAAGAAGGCCTATCGTCGTCTGGCGATGAGGCATCACCCGGACCGTAATCCCGATGACAAAGCGTCGGAAGAACTGTTCAAAGAGGCCAACGAGGCCTACGAAGTATTGTCCGATTCGAGCAAGCGCGCGGCGTACGACCAGTACGGTCATGCTGGCGTCGACCCAAGCATGGGTGGCGGTGGCGCCGGTTTCGGCGGGCAGAACTTCTCCGACATCTTTGGCGATGTCTTCAGTGACTTCTTCGGTGGCGGTCGTGGCGGTTCCCGTGGCGGCGCCCAGCGCGGCAGCGATCTGCGCTACACCCTGGAGCTGAATCTGGAAGAAGCGGTGCGCGGCACTACCGTGAATATCCGCGTTCCGACACTGGTCAATTGCAAGCCATGCGATGGTTCCGGTGCGAAGAAAGGCTCGTCGCCATCAACCTGCCCGACCTGCGGCGGCATCGGCCAGGTGCGTATGCAGCAGGGCTTCTTCTCGGTGCAGCAGACCTGCCCGCGCTGCCATGGCCAAGGCAAGATCATTTCCGATCCGTGCGATTCCTGCCACGGCGACGGTCGCGTCGAAGAGTACAAGACCCTGTCGGTGAAGGTGCCGGCTGGCGTTGATACCGGCGACCGCATTCGTCTGTCTGGCGAGGGCGAGGCGGGCACCCAGGGCGGCCCGACCGGCGACCTGTACGTGGTGATCAACGTGCGCGAACACGACATCTTCCAGCGCGATGGCAAACATCTGTTCTGCGAAGTGCCGATCAGCTTTGTTGATGCGGCGCTCGGCGGCGAGCTGGAAATCCCGACCCTCGACGGTCGCGTCAAACTGAAAATCCCTGAAGGCACCCAGACCGGCAAGCAGTTCCGTGTACGCGGCAAAGGCGTGGCGCCGGTGCGGGGCGGTGGTGCGGGCGACTTGATGTGCCGTGTAGCGGTCGAGACCCCGGTCAATCTGAATCGTCGTCAGCGCGAATTGCTCGAAGAGTTCCGCAGCTCGCTGGCGGATGACAACAGTCACTCGCCAAAAACCACCGGTTGGTTCGATGGCGTGAAGCGCTTCTTCGGCGATCTGTAA
- the greA gene encoding transcription elongation factor GreA, which produces MIKYPMTVQGAKALEEEHAHLTKVVRPKLSQDIGTARELGDLKENAEYHAAREQQGMVEARIRDIEGRIQNQVIIDVTTIPHTGKVIFGTTVEIANVETDESVTYHIVGEDEADFKLGKISVGSPLARALIGKEEGDVVAVKTPSGVIEYEIVEVRHI; this is translated from the coding sequence ATGATCAAATACCCAATGACCGTCCAGGGCGCGAAAGCCCTGGAAGAAGAACACGCTCACCTGACCAAGGTCGTTCGTCCAAAGCTCAGCCAGGACATCGGTACGGCTCGCGAGTTGGGTGACCTGAAGGAAAACGCTGAATACCATGCCGCCCGCGAACAGCAAGGCATGGTCGAGGCGCGGATCCGTGACATCGAAGGCCGGATTCAGAATCAGGTCATCATCGACGTCACGACTATTCCGCACACCGGCAAAGTGATCTTCGGTACTACCGTCGAAATCGCCAACGTCGAGACTGATGAGAGCGTCACTTACCACATCGTGGGTGAGGATGAGGCTGACTTCAAACTCGGCAAGATTTCGGTCGGCTCACCATTGGCCCGTGCCTTGATCGGCAAGGAAGAGGGTGATGTGGTCGCCGTGAAAACGCCGAGTGGCGTTATCGAGTACGAGATTGTCGAAGTCCGTCACATCTGA
- the carA gene encoding glutamine-hydrolyzing carbamoyl-phosphate synthase small subunit, with product MTKPAILALADGSIFRGEAIGADGQTVGEVVFNTAMTGYQEILTDPSYAQQIVTLTYPHIGNTGTTPEDAESDRVWSAGLVIRDLPLVASNWRNTMSLSDYLKANNVVAIAGIDTRRLTRILREKGAQNGCIMAGDNISEEAAIAAAQGFPGLKGMDLAKVVSTKEKYEWRSTVWDLKTDSHATIEASELPYHVVAYDYGVKLNILRMLVERGCRVTVVPAQTPAADVLALKPDGVFLSNGPGDPEPCDYAIKAIKEVLETEIPVFGICLGHQLLALASGAKTLKMGHGHHGANHPVQDLDTGVVMITSQNHGFAVDEATLPANVRAIHKSLFDGTLQGIERTDKSAFSFQGHPEASPGPNDVAPLFDRFINEMAKRR from the coding sequence TTGACTAAGCCAGCCATACTCGCCCTTGCTGATGGCAGCATTTTTCGCGGCGAAGCCATTGGAGCCGACGGTCAAACCGTTGGTGAGGTGGTGTTCAACACCGCAATGACCGGCTATCAGGAAATCCTTACCGATCCTTCCTACGCCCAACAGATCGTTACCCTGACTTACCCGCACATCGGCAACACCGGCACCACGCCGGAAGACGCCGAGTCTGACCGCGTATGGTCCGCTGGCCTGGTCATCCGTGACCTGCCGCTGGTAGCGAGCAACTGGCGTAACACGATGTCCCTGTCCGACTACCTGAAAGCCAACAATGTTGTGGCAATCGCTGGTATCGATACTCGTCGCCTGACCCGCATCCTGCGTGAAAAAGGCGCACAGAACGGCTGCATCATGGCCGGCGACAACATCTCCGAAGAAGCTGCAATTGCCGCTGCGCAAGGCTTCCCGGGCCTGAAGGGCATGGATCTGGCGAAAGTCGTCAGCACCAAGGAAAAGTACGAATGGCGCTCCACTGTCTGGGACTTGAAGACCGACAGCCACGCGACCATCGAAGCGTCCGAGTTGCCGTACCACGTGGTTGCCTACGACTACGGCGTCAAACTGAACATCCTGCGCATGCTGGTCGAGCGCGGCTGCCGCGTGACCGTGGTGCCGGCGCAAACCCCGGCTGCCGATGTGCTGGCACTCAAGCCGGACGGCGTGTTTCTGTCCAACGGCCCTGGTGACCCGGAGCCTTGCGACTACGCGATCAAGGCGATCAAGGAAGTGCTGGAAACCGAAATTCCGGTCTTCGGCATCTGCCTCGGTCACCAGCTGCTGGCTCTGGCCTCCGGCGCCAAGACCCTGAAAATGGGCCATGGCCACCACGGTGCCAACCACCCGGTGCAGGATCTGGACACTGGCGTTGTGATGATCACCAGCCAGAACCACGGTTTCGCGGTTGACGAAGCGACCCTGCCGGCCAACGTGCGTGCGATCCACAAGTCGCTGTTCGACGGCACCCTGCAAGGCATCGAGCGCACTGACAAGAGCGCGTTCAGCTTCCAGGGCCACCCTGAAGCGAGCCCGGGCCCGAACGATGTGGCGCCCCTGTTCGACCGCTTCATCAACGAGATGGCCAAGCGACGCTAA
- the rlmE gene encoding 23S rRNA (uridine(2552)-2'-O)-methyltransferase RlmE → MARSKTSLGWLKRHVNDPYVKQAQKDGYRSRASYKLLEIQEKYKLIRSGMSVVDLGAAPGGWSQVTSRLIGGQGRLIASDILEMDSIPDVTFIQGDFTEDEVLARILEAVGNSQVDLVISDMAPNMSGTPEVDMPKAMFLCELALDLAERILKPGGNFVIKIFQGEGFDVYLKDARKKFDKIQMIKPDSSRGSSREQYMLAWGYRGGNE, encoded by the coding sequence ATGGCGCGTTCCAAGACAAGCCTTGGTTGGCTGAAACGACATGTCAACGATCCTTATGTGAAGCAGGCGCAGAAGGATGGCTACCGTTCGCGTGCAAGTTACAAGCTTCTGGAGATCCAGGAGAAATACAAGCTGATCCGTTCCGGCATGAGCGTTGTCGACCTGGGCGCAGCGCCCGGCGGCTGGTCGCAGGTCACCAGCCGGCTGATTGGCGGTCAGGGGCGTCTGATCGCTTCGGACATTCTGGAAATGGACAGCATCCCGGACGTTACCTTCATTCAGGGTGACTTCACCGAGGACGAAGTGCTCGCGCGAATCCTTGAGGCCGTGGGTAATTCGCAGGTGGACCTTGTGATTTCCGATATGGCCCCCAATATGAGTGGTACGCCTGAAGTGGATATGCCGAAAGCCATGTTCCTTTGCGAACTGGCGCTTGATCTGGCGGAACGGATACTCAAGCCGGGTGGCAATTTCGTGATCAAGATCTTTCAGGGTGAAGGTTTCGATGTTTACCTGAAGGATGCTCGCAAGAAATTCGACAAGATCCAGATGATCAAGCCGGATTCTTCCCGAGGCAGCTCCCGCGAGCAATATATGCTGGCTTGGGGTTACCGCGGTGGTAACGAGTAA
- the dapB gene encoding 4-hydroxy-tetrahydrodipicolinate reductase, with amino-acid sequence MRRIAVMGAAGRMGKILVEAVQQRAPLTGLTAAIVRPGSTLIGVDAGELASLGRIGVPLSGNLESVAEEFDVLIDFTLPEVMLKNLAFCRKAGKAMVIGTTGLDAAQKQLLAEAGKDIPIVFAANFSVGVNLSLKLLEMTARVLGDDADIEIIEAHHRHKIDAPSGTALRMGEVIAEALDRDLQKVAVYGREGHTGARERETIGFATVRGGDVVGDHTVLFACEGERLEITHKASSRMTFAKGAVRAALWLDGREPGLYDMQDVLDLH; translated from the coding sequence ATGCGACGTATAGCTGTGATGGGCGCCGCCGGGCGCATGGGCAAGATTCTGGTCGAGGCCGTGCAACAGCGCGCGCCGCTGACCGGCCTGACCGCGGCGATCGTTCGTCCCGGCAGTACGCTGATCGGGGTGGATGCCGGTGAGCTGGCTTCGCTGGGTCGCATCGGTGTGCCGTTGTCCGGCAATCTCGAATCGGTGGCTGAAGAGTTCGATGTGCTGATCGATTTCACCCTGCCGGAAGTCATGCTGAAAAACCTCGCGTTCTGTCGCAAGGCTGGCAAGGCCATGGTCATCGGCACCACCGGGCTCGACGCTGCGCAGAAGCAGCTGCTGGCTGAGGCGGGCAAGGATATTCCGATCGTCTTCGCGGCCAACTTCAGTGTCGGGGTCAACCTGTCGCTGAAGCTGCTCGAAATGACCGCTCGGGTGCTGGGCGATGATGCGGACATCGAGATCATCGAGGCGCATCACCGGCACAAGATCGATGCGCCTTCGGGCACGGCCCTGCGCATGGGTGAAGTGATCGCCGAGGCGCTGGATCGTGATCTGCAGAAGGTTGCGGTCTATGGCCGTGAAGGCCACACCGGTGCGCGCGAGCGGGAAACCATCGGTTTCGCTACCGTGCGTGGTGGTGATGTGGTCGGCGATCACACCGTGCTGTTCGCTTGCGAAGGCGAGCGCCTGGAGATCACGCACAAGGCTTCCAGTCGCATGACTTTTGCCAAGGGCGCGGTGCGTGCGGCGTTGTGGCTGGATGGTCGCGAGCCGGGTCTGTATGACATGCAGGACGTGCTCGACCTGCATTGA
- the folP gene encoding dihydropteroate synthase — MTSVQSLTRLPCGNRVLDLAQTHVMGILNVTPDSFSDGGRYNQLDVALRHAEAMVAAGATLIDVGGESTRPGARAVSPLEELERVAPIVELINRELDVVISVDTSTPAVMRETARLGAGLINDVRSLRRDGALDAAAATGLPVCLMHMLGEPGDMQDNPHYQDVTREVGEFLAERMTQCAAAGIPAERIILDPGFGFAKTLQHNLSLFKHMEALHALGRPLLVGVSRKSMIGHALNRLVGERLYGGLALAALASVKGARILRVHDVAETVDVVRMLAAVESAE; from the coding sequence ATGACTTCTGTACAGTCCCTGACCCGGTTGCCTTGCGGCAACCGGGTTCTTGATTTGGCCCAGACGCATGTCATGGGTATTCTCAATGTCACTCCCGATTCCTTTTCCGACGGTGGCCGATACAACCAGCTCGACGTGGCCTTGCGTCACGCCGAGGCCATGGTGGCTGCTGGTGCGACGCTGATCGATGTCGGCGGCGAATCGACCCGGCCTGGCGCTCGAGCGGTTTCGCCGTTGGAAGAGTTGGAGCGCGTAGCTCCGATCGTGGAGTTGATCAATCGCGAGCTGGATGTGGTCATCTCGGTCGATACTTCGACGCCAGCGGTGATGCGTGAAACGGCGCGCCTGGGTGCCGGGTTGATCAATGATGTGCGCTCGCTGCGCCGCGATGGCGCGCTGGATGCCGCGGCCGCGACCGGGTTGCCGGTCTGCCTGATGCACATGCTCGGCGAGCCGGGTGACATGCAGGACAATCCGCATTATCAGGACGTTACCCGGGAAGTGGGTGAGTTTCTGGCAGAGCGCATGACTCAATGTGCGGCGGCGGGTATTCCTGCCGAACGGATCATTCTTGATCCCGGTTTCGGTTTCGCGAAAACCCTGCAGCACAATCTAAGCTTGTTCAAGCATATGGAAGCCCTGCATGCGCTGGGGCGTCCGCTATTGGTTGGTGTCTCACGCAAAAGCATGATTGGCCACGCATTGAACCGCCTCGTGGGTGAGCGTCTTTATGGTGGTCTGGCTCTCGCAGCACTCGCGTCGGTTAAAGGAGCGCGTATATTGCGCGTCCATGATGTGGCGGAAACGGTAGACGTGGTGCGCATGCTCGCGGCCGTGGAATCAGCCGAATAA
- the carB gene encoding carbamoyl-phosphate synthase large subunit — MPKRTDIKSILILGAGPIVIGQACEFDYSGAQACKALREEGYRVILVNSNPATIMTDPDMADATYIEPIKWQTVAKIIEKERPDAVLPTMGGQTALNCALDLEREGVLEKFGVEMIGANADTIDKAEDRSRFDKAMKSIGLECPRSGIAHSMEEANAVLERLGFPCIIRPSFTMGGTGGGIAYNREEFEEICARGLDLSPTKELLIDESLIGWKEYEMEVVRDKKDNCIIVCSIENFDPMGVHTGDSITVAPAQTLTDKEYQILRNASLAVLREIGVETGGSNVQFGICPDTGRMVVIEMNPRVSRSSALASKATGFPIAKVAAKLAVGYTLDELSNDITGGKTPASFEPSIDYVVTKLPRFAFEKFANADARLTTQMKSVGEVMAIGRTFQESLQKALRGLEVGVCGLDEKLDLSNPESMSILKRELTVPGAERIWYVADAFRAGMTVEDIFGMNMIDPWFLVQIEDLIKDEEKVKTLGLSAIDRDLMFKLKRKGFSDQRLAKLLGVTEKNLRTHRQKLEVFPVYKRVDTCAAEFATDTAYLYSTYEEECEAAPSGRDKIMILGGGPNRIGQGIEFDYCCVHAALALREDGYETIMVNCNPETVSTDYDTSDRLYFEPVTLEDVLEICRVEKPKGVIVQYGGQTPLKLARALEAAGVPIIGTSPDAIDRAEDRERFQQMVERLNLRQPPNATVRSEDEAVRAAAKIGYPLVVRPSYVLGGRAMEIVYKEDELKRYLRDAVQVSNDSPVLLDHFLNCAIEMDVDAVCDGKDVVIGAIMQHIEQAGVHSGDSACSLPPYSLPAHIQDEMREQVKKMALELGVVGLMNVQLALQGEDIYVIEVNPRASRTVPFVSKCIGVSLAMIAARVMAGKTLKEIGFTKEIIPNFYSVKEAVFPFAKFPGVDPILGPEMKSTGEVMGVGDTFGEAFAKAQMGASEVLPTGGTAFISVRDDDKPLVAGVARDLINLGFEVVATAGTAKLIEAAGLKVRRVNKVTEGRPHVVDMIKNDEVTLIINTTEGRQSIADSYSIRRNALQHKIYCTTTIAAGEAICEALKFGPEKTVRRLQDLHAGLKA, encoded by the coding sequence ATGCCAAAACGTACAGACATTAAAAGCATCCTGATTCTCGGCGCTGGCCCGATCGTTATCGGCCAGGCCTGCGAATTCGACTACTCCGGCGCCCAGGCCTGCAAAGCCCTGCGCGAAGAGGGTTACCGCGTCATCCTGGTGAACTCCAACCCGGCCACCATCATGACCGACCCGGACATGGCTGACGCCACGTACATCGAGCCGATCAAGTGGCAGACCGTGGCCAAGATCATCGAAAAAGAGCGTCCGGATGCCGTGCTGCCAACCATGGGCGGCCAGACTGCTCTGAACTGCGCCCTGGACCTGGAGCGCGAAGGCGTTCTGGAAAAGTTCGGCGTGGAAATGATCGGCGCCAACGCCGACACCATCGACAAGGCTGAAGACCGTTCGCGTTTCGACAAGGCCATGAAGTCGATCGGCCTGGAATGCCCGCGTTCCGGTATCGCCCACAGCATGGAAGAAGCCAACGCCGTCCTCGAGCGTCTGGGTTTCCCGTGCATCATCCGTCCGTCCTTCACCATGGGCGGCACCGGTGGCGGTATCGCGTACAACCGTGAAGAGTTCGAAGAAATCTGCGCCCGCGGTCTGGACCTGTCGCCGACCAAAGAGCTGCTGATCGACGAGTCGCTGATCGGCTGGAAAGAATATGAAATGGAAGTTGTCCGCGACAAAAAGGACAACTGCATCATCGTCTGCTCGATCGAAAACTTCGACCCGATGGGCGTGCACACCGGTGACTCGATCACCGTTGCTCCGGCACAGACCCTGACCGACAAGGAATACCAGATCCTGCGTAACGCCTCGCTGGCGGTACTGCGCGAGATCGGCGTCGAGACCGGCGGTTCCAACGTGCAGTTCGGCATCTGCCCGGACACCGGCCGCATGGTCGTGATCGAGATGAACCCGCGTGTATCGCGTTCCTCGGCACTGGCTTCGAAAGCCACCGGTTTCCCGATCGCCAAAGTCGCGGCCAAGCTGGCTGTGGGCTACACCCTCGACGAACTGTCGAACGACATCACCGGCGGCAAGACTCCGGCGTCCTTCGAGCCGTCGATCGACTACGTCGTCACCAAGCTGCCACGTTTCGCTTTCGAGAAATTCGCCAACGCTGACGCACGCCTGACCACTCAAATGAAGTCGGTCGGCGAAGTCATGGCCATCGGTCGCACCTTCCAGGAATCCCTGCAGAAAGCCCTGCGCGGTCTGGAAGTCGGTGTCTGCGGTCTGGACGAGAAGCTCGACCTGAGCAACCCGGAAAGCATGAGCATCCTCAAGCGCGAGCTGACCGTGCCGGGCGCCGAGCGTATCTGGTACGTGGCGGACGCCTTCCGCGCCGGCATGACCGTCGAAGACATCTTCGGCATGAACATGATCGACCCGTGGTTCCTGGTGCAGATCGAAGATCTGATCAAGGACGAAGAGAAGGTCAAGACCCTCGGTCTGTCCGCCATCGACCGCGACCTGATGTTCAAACTCAAGCGCAAAGGCTTCTCCGATCAGCGTCTGGCCAAGCTGCTGGGTGTGACCGAGAAGAATCTGCGTACTCACCGTCAAAAACTGGAAGTGTTCCCGGTCTACAAGCGCGTTGACACCTGCGCCGCCGAGTTCGCCACCGACACCGCTTACCTCTACTCTACTTACGAGGAGGAGTGCGAAGCCGCGCCGTCCGGTCGCGACAAGATCATGATTCTGGGTGGCGGTCCGAACCGTATCGGCCAGGGCATCGAGTTCGACTACTGCTGCGTACATGCTGCCCTCGCTCTGCGCGAAGACGGCTACGAAACCATCATGGTCAACTGCAACCCGGAAACCGTTTCCACCGACTACGACACTTCCGACCGTCTGTACTTCGAGCCGGTAACCCTGGAAGACGTGCTGGAAATCTGCCGCGTCGAGAAGCCGAAAGGCGTAATCGTCCAGTACGGCGGCCAGACGCCGCTGAAACTGGCGCGTGCCCTGGAAGCCGCTGGCGTGCCGATCATCGGTACCAGCCCTGACGCCATCGACCGCGCCGAAGACCGCGAGCGCTTCCAGCAAATGGTTGAACGCCTGAACTTGCGTCAGCCGCCAAACGCCACCGTGCGCAGCGAAGATGAAGCCGTTCGCGCTGCCGCGAAAATCGGTTATCCGCTGGTGGTGCGCCCGTCCTACGTACTGGGTGGCCGCGCGATGGAAATCGTTTACAAGGAAGACGAACTCAAGCGCTACCTGCGTGACGCGGTGCAAGTCTCCAACGACAGCCCGGTGCTGCTCGACCACTTCCTCAACTGCGCCATCGAGATGGACGTGGATGCGGTCTGCGACGGCAAAGACGTGGTGATCGGCGCGATCATGCAGCACATCGAACAGGCGGGCGTTCACTCCGGTGACTCCGCGTGCTCGCTGCCGCCGTACTCGCTGCCGGCGCACATCCAGGACGAGATGCGCGAGCAGGTCAAGAAAATGGCCCTGGAACTGGGCGTTGTCGGCCTGATGAACGTGCAACTGGCGCTGCAGGGCGAAGACATCTACGTCATCGAAGTCAACCCGCGCGCTTCGCGTACCGTGCCGTTCGTGTCCAAGTGCATCGGTGTCTCCCTGGCAATGATCGCGGCTCGCGTCATGGCCGGTAAGACTCTGAAGGAAATCGGCTTCACCAAGGAAATCATCCCGAACTTCTACAGCGTGAAAGAGGCGGTGTTCCCGTTCGCCAAATTCCCTGGTGTTGACCCGATCCTCGGCCCAGAGATGAAGTCCACCGGTGAAGTGATGGGCGTCGGCGACACCTTCGGTGAAGCATTCGCCAAGGCCCAGATGGGCGCGAGCGAAGTGCTGCCGACCGGCGGTACCGCGTTCATCAGCGTGCGTGACGATGACAAGCCGCTGGTTGCAGGCGTGGCCCGTGATCTGATCAACTTGGGCTTCGAAGTGGTCGCGACTGCCGGCACTGCCAAGCTGATCGAAGCTGCAGGCCTGAAAGTGCGCCGTGTGAACAAGGTGACCGAGGGGCGTCCGCACGTGGTCGACATGATCAAGAATGACGAAGTCACTCTGATCATCAACACCACCGAAGGCCGTCAGTCGATCGCTGATTCCTACTCCATTCGTCGTAATGCCCTGCAGCACAAGATCTACTGCACCACCACCATTGCTGCGGGCGAAGCTATCTGCGAAGCGCTGAAGTTCGGTCCCGAGAAGACCGTGCGCCGCTTGCAGGATCTACACGCAGGATTGAAGGCATGA